A window from Montipora capricornis isolate CH-2021 chromosome 7, ASM3666992v2, whole genome shotgun sequence encodes these proteins:
- the LOC138057126 gene encoding uncharacterized protein: MAEGRNRYGLDQDDVNDYYCKVADTYDDYFMELEDAQLRNVVESLALQTDHVMVDVGGGTGRFAEEIFKLTQLKNPIFCVEPSSEMLEKAKGRKGVIPVLKAGEEFFADPSLCGKLDRVMFKYSFHYLRDPLPVFKDVERSLRSNGFCLILSIRGISCFKRFAEVTGLATEYHPLEEIHETSRMLQEANLDVETSLVKLKCNFRKAKFYSMLRGRFMSTLFKLTDQEIEKGIQMLEQGELGQIEDNDEVEGFLTHVVIKAKKDNK; encoded by the exons ATGGCCGAAGGAAGAAACCGCTATGGTCTTGACCAAGATGATGTAAACG ATTACTACTGTAAAGTAGCTGACACTTACGACGACTATTTCATGGAATTGGAAGACGCGCAGCTTCGAAATGTGGTAGAAAGCTTAGCCTTGCAGACTGATCACGTGATGGTTGATGTTGGAGGAGGGACTGGACGCTTCGCAGAGGAAATATTCAAATTAACGCAACTGAAGAATCCAATATTTTGTGTTGAACCGAGCTCAGAAATGCTCGAGAAAGCCAAGGGGAGAAAAGGTGTAATTCCTGTTCTAAAAGCCGGGGAAGAATTTTTCGCTGATCCCTCGCTTTGTGGTAAACTTGACCGTGTGATGTTCAAGtattcttttcattatttgcGCGACCCACTGCCGGTGTTTAAAGATGTGGAACGATCTCTTCGCTCTAATGGGTTTTGCCTAATTTTGTCTATAAGGGGCATTTCATGTTTCAAGCGGTTTGCAGAAGTGACTGGCCTAGCAACGGAATATCACCCCCTCGAGGAAATCCATGAAACTTCAAGGATGCTTCAAGAAGCCAACTTGGATGTGGAGACATCCTTGGTGAagttaaaatgtaattttagaaAAGCTAAGTTTTACAGCATGTTGCGAGGTCGCTTCATGAGCACTTTATTCAAGCTGACCGACCAAGAGATTGAAAAAGGAATTCAAATGCTTGAGCAAGGAGAATTAGGGCAAATCGAAGATAACGATGAAGTTGAAGGATTCTTAACCCATGTTGTCATTAAGgctaaaaaagacaacaaatga
- the LOC138057121 gene encoding uncharacterized protein, whose amino-acid sequence MAPRKGQKKRFPLNTFLAIRRNVDEQLARALAQDKEYNAKAKKLKRLETKSKVIADKENEAAQVQRNESNVMFISQQVAKSRQLSPTSLNKNGDICCSSRSARRRRSETITAAKLLHGATAENMIPAYEGLCAALTLNSPLSELTSAVKKCPRFTDKVLPKIVKEKIKCFESSQENFIRSVNTLYRGGIASKQKYNAVRSSLTMCSTESGSGRKHINFMKNIPVPKLFTYKNLLRRINEIDIGELIDVRETFCNGLEEEDKVDGKCRDLLQLLISMARFYLTANNRRKDKLNWFGKQEGAFKVAVGGDGAPFGKDDQALAWLVSFLNCGKRVCSSDENFLLFGANCSEDCEPVRRYVKMLREQMFEIERKTYNTLIDGKEIPLSFKFELLPNDMKYLAFLAGELSISASYFSPFADVNKDEMNNTQGTFGLERQHKWHPWKYCERIRIAAEVEKKKAQVSKTNLKPSTKREKVTSFISQQKSRQEFPPLVGKFIDCAKAEPLHLKNNAWQHWNSSVLDYALSRSNLGNCDSIFDVPPNSCFGKYYHCIRFMVKATRLARKVRKWFAGDRAKNKKLEYRFTGKESRLFCHNFMSIVLSLKTDADQESHTFKLHVFAYTALNLRDSVSLFSRITISGEEVQNLQKVCSNFFRATALFLSSTPTSWTIGHVVPLHAQQLCDSIGMGLGVNTMEGREAKHIALANFTHNTQYSNRWAQVFRHEYISLFWLRENGCDDIIQKKTSTVYIPKRCHTNQFCHCGQPKNVEDENCSFCLEHFRVILSDCVAQGKITSEAKSAVS is encoded by the exons ATGGCCCCGCGAAAAGGGCAGAAGAAACGCTTTCCCCTTAATACCTTTTTGGCCATCAGAAGGAATGTAGACGAACAGCTTGCTCGTGCCCTTGCACAAGACAAGGAGTACAATGCAAAGGCCAAGAAATTAAAGCGCCTCGAAACCAAG TCTAAAGTTATTGCAGACAAAGAAAATGAAGCTGCTCAAGTCCAAAGAAAT GAAAGCAATGTTATGTTCATCAGTCAGCAAGTTGCTAAAAGCAGGCAACTCTCCCCAActtctttgaataaaaatggGGATATTTGTTGCTCTAGTCGCAGTGCACGACGAAGAAGGAGTGAAACAATCACTGCTGCTAAACTCCTGCATGGAGCAACTGCAGAGAACATGATACCAGCTTATGAAGGTCTCTGTGCAGCTTTGACCTTAAATTCCCCACTGTCTGAGTTAACAAGTGCAGTAAAAAAGTGCCCAAGGTTTACTGATAAAGTTCTTCCAAAAATAGTCAAAGagaaaattaaatgttttgaaagtagCCAGGAAAATTTCATTAGAAGTGTTAACACCCTTTATAGGGGAGGtattgcaagcaaacaaaaatataATGCAGTGCGGTCCTCACTAACTATGTGTTCCACTGAAAGTGGTTCAGGAAGAAAGCATATCAACTTCATGAAAAATATCCCAGTACCAAAACTTTTCACTTACAAGAACTTGCTCAGAAGAATAAATGAGATTGATATTGGTGAGTTAATTGATGTAAGGGAGACCTTTTGCAATGGGCTTGAAGAGGAAGATAAAGTGGATGGGAAATGCAGGGACCTTCTCCAGTTACTCATCAGTATGGCTAGATTCTATCTCACAGCTAACAACCGGAGAAAAGACAAACTAAACTGGTTTGGGAAACAGGAAGGGGCTTTCAAGGTTGCTGTAGGAGGGGATGGGGCACCCTTTGGGAAGGATGACCAGGCACTGGCCTGGCTTGTCAGTTTTCTGAATTGTGGGAAGCGTGTGTGTAGCTCTGATGAAAACTTTTTGCTGTTTGGAGCAAACTGTTCTGAAGATTGTGAACCTGTCCGAAGATATGTAAAAATGCTGAGGGAGCAAATGTTTGAAATTGAAAGGAAGACATACAATACTCTAATTGATGGTAAGGAAATCCCATTGTCCTTTAAGTTTGAGCTTCTCCCAAATGATATGAAATACTTGGCATTCTTAGCAGGTGAACTTAGCATCTCTGCATCCTACTTTTCTCCCTTTGCAGATGTCAACAAAGATGAAATGAACAATACACAGGGTACATTTGGTTTAGAGCGTCAACATAAATGGCACCCCTGGAAATATTGTGAAAGGATAAGAATAGCTGCAgaagttgagaaaaaaaaggcacAGGTAAGTAAAACAAATCTGAAACCAAGTACAAAGCGTGAAAAAGTCACTTCTTTCATTTCACAACAAAAATCCAGGCAAGAGTTTCCTCCCCTTGTTGGTAAATTTATTGATTGTGCTAAAGCAGAGCCTCTCCACTTGAAGAACAATGCTTGGCAGCATTGGAACTCATCAGTGTTAGATTATGCTTTGTCAAGAAGTAACCTTGGAAACTGCGATTCCATATTTGATGTCCCCCCAAACAGTTGCTTTGGTAAGTATTACCATTGCATCAGGTTCATGGTAAAGGCAACAAGGTTGGCAAGGAAAGTCAGAAAGTGGTTTGCAGGTGACCGAGCTAAGAACAAAAAGTTAGAATATCGTTTCACAGGTAAGGAATCACGTTTGTTTTGCCATAACTTTATGTCTATTGTTCTAAGTCTTAAAACAGATGCAGACCAGGAATCACATACCTTCAAGCTACATGTTTTTGCTTACACAGCACTTAATTTGAGAGATTCAGTTTCTCTTTTCAGCAGGATTACCATTTCAGGTGAAGAGGTTCAGAATCTTCAGAAGGTTTGTTCTAACTTCTTTAGAGCTACTGCACTATTCCTGTCCAGCACCCCAACTTCATGGACAATAGGCCATGTTGTTCCATTACATGCACAGCAGCTTTGTGATTCAATTGGTATGGGTTTAGGGGTCAACACCATGGAGGGTAGGGAAGCCAAACACATTGCTTTGGCTAATTTCACCCATAACACCCAGTACAGCAACAGATGGGCCCAGGTCTTTAGGCATGAATACATCTCCTTGTTTTGGTTGCGGGAGAATGGATGTGATGACATTATTCAAAAAAAGACTTCAACTGTTTACATTCCAAAAAGATGCCATACAAATCAGTTTTGCCATTGTGGGCAACCTAAAAATGTTGAGGATGAAAACTGCAGTTTTTGTCTTGAGCACTTCAGAGTGATTTTGTCTGACTGTGTAGCTCAAGGGAAGATAACAAGTGAAGCCAAGTCTGCAGTAAGTTAA
- the LOC138057122 gene encoding uncharacterized protein — translation MADETEVFSNVIFETLTTAEDQLANKEIDRERVNRAINDLKSLLVPITKRRFSERRQGFKHVVGTYYPMLQRQASFWLKQFRRRMATKCSVKNPWHVILEDRLPKELFGVLEEVVAKTRYGLITVKTQKNCVFAFTSRIRVRRVFCALTDQNLTEESFLKRIIKGEKRVEAIIDAEKQFGMKYNFDKEIITIDFYYGYWNDHGWPQHV, via the coding sequence atggcggacgaaacaGAGGTATTTTcgaatgttatttttgaaacattGACAACCGCTGAGGATCAGTTAGCAAATAAAGAAATCGATCGTGAAAGGGTAAACCGTGCCATAAATGATCTCAAATCATTGTTGGTGCCGATAACGAAGCGTCGTTTCAGCGAGAGAAGGCAAGGCTTTAAACATGTTGTGGGAACATATTATCCGATGCTTCAGAGACAAGCATCATTTTGGTTGAAGCAGTTTCGGAGACGGATGGCAACCAAATGTTCAGTAAAGAATCCTTGGCATGTTATTTTGGAGGACAGGCTGCCAAAAGAATTATTCGGTGTTTTAGAAGAGGTTGTTGCTAAAACTAGATATGGCCTAATAACGGTGAAAACACAGAAGAACTGTGTGTTCGCATTTACCTCTAGGATTCGGGTGAGGAGGGTATTTTGTGCCCTGACGGATCAGAATCTGACAGAGGAAAGCTTCTTGAAGCGAATTATTAAGGGAGAAAAGCGGGTGGAAGCAATCATTGATGCGGAAAAGCAGTTTGGCATGAAATATAATTTTGACAAGGAGATAATAACAATTGACTTTTATTATGGATACTGGAATGATCATGGATGGCCACAACATGTATAA